The Paenibacillus polymyxa M1 DNA segment ATAGTATTTTATTTGAGAATCTCCGGAACCAACGTAATCAAATAAGACGATTTGGTAGTTGTCGATAAAGCTAGGGACGATATAACGCCACATATCCTGGTCGCATCCAAAGCCGTGAGCAAACACAATCGTCTGGCTACCTGTGCCCAGCACTTTTACATTATTACGTAGGAGAATATCAACGGTCATTGTAAATCACCTCTCTGAGGTAGTATCTGTTCTATGGCTTCTCTTCCCTATTATATCGGAAAAGATTTGATTATGGATAATGGATCTCATTCATAAATCCAGCGTTTAATGATCCCTTTTACCTTGTGCACATGTTGCTGTGATAAGGAACAAATAATAACTAATTCGTTTTTCCCATTCGTATCTAACCAATAGTGTACGTCATCCTCTTCATGATCCGTTTCTTGAATGAGTCTGATGGATTTATGACTTAATTTTGATTTAGCCGAAAAAATGGGGTTCATATCCATGACTTTCTGACCATTAGAAAAAGATGTGTTGTAATAAGGAATCACCCAGTTCTCCTTATCCTGATCTTGTACTACATTTAGAAATACACGCACCCAATAGTCCTCTAGTTCTGTGTAACTCTGTTCATTCAACCCATTCAAATTCATACATGTATCCACTCCAAGTTATTCATCTATAAACTTAAAAAAGTCTCACCCTGTGATCTACATTTCCATGACGGAATGCACAATTCACAGACCGAGACTTTTTTTCAATCTTTATTTTGCATCAACATCATTCGTGATTTTCTCTATTAAACCTCTCAAACCTTGGTTAGTTTCATTTAATTGATCGATAATATTCATAAACTCCGACACAAGCTTGGCCTGCTCTTGGGAAGATACCGTAATCTGCGTAATCTCTTGTTCCATGTTATAAACGGATTGTCTGACAGCTTGCAAGGATTGCTCGATTCGTCCAGTTGCTTCCTTAGTGCCCGTAGACATCTTGCGGATTTCTGCAGCGACAACTCCAAACCCTGCTCCTGCCTCACCCACCCGAGCAGCTTCAATGGCTGCATTTAATCCAAGCAAGTTTGTCTGCTCTGAAATTTCCTTGATGTAGCCTGCCACCTCAGTCACATTACCAGAATCCTCAACCGCCTTTTTCGTATTGCTTAAAATGTCCTCGGCCGTCGCACTAAGCTCCTCCGAATGGGCCGCCACATGCTGAATCCCTTCAACTAGCTTGCTTGTAACATCCTCTGCTTGACTCATCAACTTCTTCAGTTGATCTTGATTATCCGTACTATAGGTGATGCACATTACTGCCTC contains these protein-coding regions:
- a CDS encoding methyl-accepting chemotaxis protein, with protein sequence MNQVEAVLTAMPYIREAARQDVLISVLDREKFLFFQSGKSLVYDFKAGDPLPDVHKNFKMLVGGEKTRVRYDAEVFGFAADSYFHPIKNEQNEIEAVMCITYSTDNQDQLKKLMSQAEDVTSKLVEGIQHVAAHSEELSATAEDILSNTKKAVEDSGNVTEVAGYIKEISEQTNLLGLNAAIEAARVGEAGAGFGVVAAEIRKMSTGTKEATGRIEQSLQAVRQSVYNMEQEITQITVSSQEQAKLVSEFMNIIDQLNETNQGLRGLIEKITNDVDAK